Sequence from the Nitrospirota bacterium genome:
ACCACAGTTAGGGTGCCTGTGTTCAGATGTCATTCAGAATCAGTGAATATCGAGACTGAGAAAAAACTCTCAGCCAATGAAGTAAGGGCAATACTGTCTGCTGCTCCAGGCATTGTTGTTTACGATGCGCCTGAAAAAAATGTCTACCCGCTCCCGGTAAATGTTGCTGGCAGCGATGAGGTCTATGTGGGCAGGATAAGAGAGGACGAGTCAATTGAAAATGGTATAAACATGTGGATTGTTGCTGACAACCTTAGAAAAGGCGCTGCCCTCAATGCTGTTCAAATAGCAGAGAAGCTTATAGAGTTGGCGTAATACAGGCTGTTAAGTTAAGTTTCATTGCAAGTAGAAGAAGGAAATTCAAGGGGGATTCCCTCTCCCCTTGTGGGGGAGGGTTAGTGACATTGTAAAACTATCAGTAAATTATGGAAAAGAAAAAGGTCGACTCTATAGTCCACGCAGAATATGTCCTCCCCATGGACGATAAATTTGCTGTTATTCATGGCGGTGCGATTGCTGTTAATAATGGAAAGATCGAGGCTGTCGGGAAATATGAGGAAATAAAAAAGGACTATTACTCCGAAAACATAATTGGCGGAAAGGGGAGGGCGGTCTTTCCTGGATTAATTAATACCCATACCCACGCTGCTATGGTTTATTTCAGGGGGATTGCAGACGACCTGCCACTGAAGGAATGGCTTGAGAATCATATCTGGCCTGCTGAGGGTAAATGGCTTAGCCCTGAGTTTATAAACGATGCTGTAGGGCTTGCATGTCTTGAGATGCTCAAGGCGGGAATCACTACATACAATGATATGTATTTTTTTGAGGATGCTGCCGGGCGAGCAACAAAAAAACTCGGCATGAGGGCTGTGCTCGGCGTCGGGATTCTCGATTTCCCAACAGCGGCTGCAAAGACAGCAGATGAGTATTTTGAAAAGGCAGAAGTATTTATTAAAGACTGGAAAGGTGATGAGCTTATAACCCCGTGTATTGCTCCTCATGCACTATACACATGCGGGCCTGATACCCTGAAAAGGGCAAGGAGGGCTGCAGAAAGATATGATATTCCGATCCACATTCATCTCTCTGAGACCCGATGGGAAGTGGATGAAATAAAAAACAGATACGGCAGGACACCTGTCGAACACCTTGAAGACCTCGGTTTTCTCGATGAAAGGGTGCTTGCTGCCCATTGTGTGTGGCTGACAGACAGGGAGATAGAGATACTTGCAAAAAGGAATGCAGGCGTGTCCCACTGTGTGGAGAGCAACCTGAAGCTTGCCTCTGGTATTGCGCCTGTTGTAAAGATGCTTAAAGCTAAAGTGAAAGTAACCTTCGGGACAGATGGCGCTGCGAGTAATAATGATCTGAATATATTAAGCGAGATGTCAACAGCAGCCAAGCTCCACAAGGCTCACTCAGAAGACCCCACTGCCCTTGATGA
This genomic interval carries:
- a CDS encoding amidohydrolase family protein encodes the protein MEKKKVDSIVHAEYVLPMDDKFAVIHGGAIAVNNGKIEAVGKYEEIKKDYYSENIIGGKGRAVFPGLINTHTHAAMVYFRGIADDLPLKEWLENHIWPAEGKWLSPEFINDAVGLACLEMLKAGITTYNDMYFFEDAAGRATKKLGMRAVLGVGILDFPTAAAKTADEYFEKAEVFIKDWKGDELITPCIAPHALYTCGPDTLKRARRAAERYDIPIHIHLSETRWEVDEIKNRYGRTPVEHLEDLGFLDERVLAAHCVWLTDREIEILAKRNAGVSHCVESNLKLASGIAPVVKMLKAKVKVTFGTDGAASNNDLNILSEMSTAAKLHKAHSEDPTALDDRTALLMATRWGADVLGLGDKIGSLEKGKRADITIVNLEKPHLTPLYDIYSHIVYSMRPSDVETVIVDGRVVINDGELQTTDETEIMEKAKKWQGKIK